A stretch of Corynebacterium timonense DNA encodes these proteins:
- a CDS encoding NRAMP family divalent metal transporter, producing the protein MTDSNNTGGSTKAQVEGQVRAPKGIGPAVGAVFLMATSSIGPGFLTQTSVFTVQMGAAFAFAILLSILVDIAIQLNVWRVLGISGLRANELGNKVLPGLGWVMAVLVFAGGAVFNIGNIAGTGLGTNAMFGIDARIGGGISAAIAIFIFLSRRAGVALDRIVVALGAIMILLMLYVAIVSQPPVGEALRQTVMPDNVDFLVITTLIGGTVGGYITFAGVHRLIDSGHAGKENLKQITTSSVLGIVVIGVMRVLLFLAVLGVVSTGVALSKDNTAAHAFQVAAGDFGLRAFGLVLWAAGLSSVIGASYTSVSFITTQQTQERTRNVMTVAFVAVCAVLYLVLGTAPQTLLIFAGAFNGLILPIGFAVVMWAAWRRKDLLGNYKYPVWLLVIGALVLVLTVFMGVRSIAGLSALWA; encoded by the coding sequence ATGACGGACTCGAATAATACTGGCGGATCGACAAAGGCCCAGGTAGAGGGCCAGGTACGGGCCCCGAAGGGGATCGGTCCCGCCGTCGGCGCCGTCTTCTTGATGGCCACCTCGTCGATCGGCCCGGGCTTTCTCACCCAAACCTCCGTCTTCACGGTGCAGATGGGGGCGGCCTTCGCGTTCGCCATCTTGCTGTCCATCCTCGTGGACATCGCGATCCAGCTCAACGTGTGGCGCGTCCTCGGCATCTCCGGCCTGCGGGCCAACGAGCTGGGCAACAAGGTGCTGCCGGGCCTCGGCTGGGTGATGGCCGTCCTCGTCTTCGCCGGCGGCGCGGTGTTCAACATCGGCAACATCGCGGGAACCGGCCTGGGCACGAACGCGATGTTCGGCATCGACGCGCGGATCGGCGGCGGTATCTCCGCCGCTATCGCCATCTTCATCTTCCTGTCCCGCCGCGCCGGGGTCGCGCTCGACCGCATCGTCGTCGCCCTCGGCGCGATCATGATCCTGCTCATGCTTTACGTCGCCATCGTGTCCCAGCCCCCGGTGGGCGAGGCGCTGCGGCAGACCGTCATGCCCGACAACGTCGATTTCTTGGTCATCACCACCCTCATCGGCGGAACCGTGGGCGGCTACATCACCTTCGCCGGCGTGCACCGCCTCATCGACTCAGGCCACGCCGGTAAGGAGAACCTGAAGCAGATCACCACGTCTTCCGTCCTTGGCATCGTTGTCATCGGCGTCATGCGCGTGCTTCTCTTCCTCGCGGTCCTCGGCGTGGTCTCCACGGGCGTCGCCCTCTCGAAGGACAACACGGCGGCGCACGCCTTCCAGGTCGCCGCGGGAGACTTCGGCCTGCGCGCCTTCGGCCTGGTGCTGTGGGCGGCTGGCCTGTCGTCCGTCATCGGCGCCTCCTACACCTCGGTGTCCTTCATCACCACCCAGCAGACCCAGGAGCGCACCCGCAACGTCATGACGGTGGCCTTCGTCGCGGTCTGTGCGGTGCTCTACCTGGTGCTGGGCACAGCGCCGCAGACCCTGCTCATCTTCGCGGGCGCCTTCAACGGTCTCATCCTGCCCATCGGTTTCGCCGTGGTGATGTGGGCGGCGTGGCGCCGCAAGGACCTTCTGGGCAACTACAAGTACCCCGTGTGGCTGCTCGTCATCGGCGCGCTCGTGCTGGTCCTCACCGTGTTCATGGGCGTGCGCTCGATCGCAGGCCTGTCGGCACTCTGGGCCTGA
- a CDS encoding TraB/GumN family protein, whose product MSSPTVFSDSLFWSVTSPAGAESQVFGTIHVIDDTKIALPLAHLKKALRQKGTLVLEIDPCDLDELREQGLDSLRGGEGEESASETLSPLDVERLDTVFASSPRLAPMKGELMRLPAASLVPLVGSEEQLRSPLFSRATLEPELYFADYARRVGADIVALENVDVQLAHLREDADLPGALDSYFAADSIDIFERYARQDLDVLADKDFTSPAMLRRNRDMAAALQRAVSEREALVLVGVAHLPRESGILARLARAGWGVSRVELGVEKRAAT is encoded by the coding sequence ATGTCCTCCCCGACCGTTTTTTCCGATTCCCTCTTCTGGTCCGTGACCTCCCCGGCTGGGGCGGAATCACAGGTCTTTGGCACGATCCACGTCATCGACGACACCAAGATTGCGCTTCCCCTCGCCCATCTGAAAAAAGCGCTGCGCCAGAAGGGCACGCTCGTTCTGGAAATCGACCCGTGCGACCTCGACGAGCTCCGGGAGCAGGGGCTGGACAGTCTGCGCGGTGGCGAGGGGGAGGAAAGCGCCAGCGAGACGCTTTCGCCGCTGGACGTCGAGCGGCTGGACACCGTGTTTGCCTCCTCGCCGCGCCTGGCGCCCATGAAAGGCGAGCTGATGCGGCTTCCCGCCGCCTCTCTCGTGCCGCTCGTCGGTTCGGAGGAGCAGCTGCGCTCGCCCCTGTTTAGCCGCGCCACCCTCGAGCCCGAGCTGTACTTCGCCGACTACGCCCGACGCGTCGGCGCGGACATCGTCGCGCTCGAAAACGTCGACGTCCAGCTGGCGCACCTGCGCGAGGACGCCGATCTTCCCGGGGCCTTAGACAGCTACTTCGCAGCGGACAGCATCGACATCTTCGAGCGGTACGCGCGGCAGGACCTCGACGTGCTGGCGGACAAGGACTTCACCTCCCCGGCAATGCTGCGGCGCAACCGGGACATGGCCGCTGCCCTGCAGCGTGCCGTGAGCGAGCGGGAGGCGCTGGTGCTCGTAGGCGTGGCGCACCTGCCCCGCGAATCGGGGATCCTCGCTCGCCTCGCCCGGGCCGGGTGGGGTGTGAGCCGGGTCGAGTTGGGCGTCGAGAAGCGCGCCGCGACTTGA
- a CDS encoding anaerobic C4-dicarboxylate transporter family protein, giving the protein MDVTILVLQLVIMLLCIWIGSRQGGIALGFWGGVGLLVITFGFRQAPAEPPVDVMLIILAVTCATAAMQAAGGIAFLVRLAEGIIRHYPRRITVIAPLVSYLFTFAAGTGHILYPLLPVIHDTALRNGIRPERPMSVAVIASFQGITASPVSAAMAALIVVVEPMGMSLPQIMLIAVPATLVGVLAASLVMMNWGKELEDDPVFQERVASGEVEDIPAYVKAQRMAKRRNISVDEALVEVLGSEPSPEERESLVALAEHRPEEGGQLEEDALAEDNGARAGSPRIAAAIFLVAVLTVVVLGAVPGWRPPNADGEPLNIAIVIQIVMLGAAALIATVTRVDVKHIATSSIARTGLVAIVGIFGLAWLGLTVIEANQEIIVDGLSNMVSHQPWTFAIALFAASVVLFSQASTTRTLMPLGATLGLAAPQLVGMWPAVNGSFFLPTYGTVVAALNFDRTSTTKIGMVLNHSFMVPGLVAVAAAVAAGLLLASFF; this is encoded by the coding sequence ATGGATGTCACCATCCTCGTCCTTCAGCTGGTGATCATGCTGCTGTGCATCTGGATCGGGTCGCGCCAAGGCGGTATCGCGCTCGGTTTCTGGGGAGGGGTTGGCCTCCTCGTCATCACCTTTGGTTTCCGCCAGGCCCCCGCCGAACCCCCCGTCGACGTGATGCTCATCATCCTCGCCGTCACCTGCGCCACGGCGGCGATGCAGGCGGCCGGTGGTATCGCTTTCCTGGTCCGCCTGGCGGAAGGCATCATTCGGCACTACCCACGCCGCATCACCGTCATCGCCCCGCTCGTGTCGTACCTGTTCACCTTCGCCGCAGGCACCGGCCACATCCTCTACCCGCTGCTCCCGGTCATCCACGACACCGCGCTGCGCAACGGCATTCGCCCGGAGCGCCCCATGTCCGTCGCGGTGATCGCCTCCTTCCAGGGCATTACCGCCTCCCCGGTATCGGCGGCGATGGCGGCGCTGATCGTGGTCGTCGAACCGATGGGCATGTCGCTGCCGCAGATCATGCTCATCGCCGTGCCCGCCACCCTGGTCGGCGTGCTCGCCGCGTCCCTGGTCATGATGAACTGGGGTAAAGAGCTGGAAGATGACCCGGTGTTCCAGGAACGCGTGGCCAGTGGCGAGGTGGAGGACATCCCGGCTTACGTCAAGGCTCAGCGCATGGCCAAGCGCCGCAACATCTCCGTGGACGAGGCGCTCGTCGAGGTCCTCGGCTCGGAGCCAAGCCCCGAGGAGCGCGAATCCCTCGTGGCGCTGGCGGAGCACCGCCCTGAGGAGGGCGGCCAGCTCGAGGAGGATGCCCTCGCCGAGGACAATGGCGCGCGGGCCGGTTCGCCGCGGATCGCCGCGGCGATCTTCCTCGTCGCTGTGCTCACGGTCGTCGTCCTCGGCGCCGTGCCGGGGTGGCGCCCGCCGAACGCCGACGGCGAGCCCCTCAACATTGCGATCGTCATCCAGATCGTCATGCTCGGCGCCGCGGCGTTGATCGCCACCGTCACCCGTGTCGACGTCAAGCACATCGCCACCTCCTCGATCGCGCGCACCGGCCTGGTGGCCATCGTGGGTATCTTCGGCTTGGCCTGGCTCGGCCTCACCGTCATCGAGGCAAACCAGGAGATCATCGTCGACGGCCTGTCCAACATGGTGTCCCACCAGCCCTGGACCTTCGCCATTGCCCTGTTCGCCGCCTCCGTCGTGCTGTTCTCCCAGGCCTCCACCACGCGCACCCTCATGCCGCTCGGTGCCACGCTCGGACTGGCGGCGCCGCAGCTGGTGGGCATGTGGCCCGCGGTCAACGGCTCCTTCTTCCTGCCCACCTACGGCACGGTGGTGGCCGCGCTCAACTTCGACCGCACCAGCACCACCAAGATTGGCATGGTACTCAACCACTCGTTCATGGTCCCAGGCCTTGTCGCCGTGGCCGCCGCAGTGGCAGCGGGCCTTTTGCTCGCCAGCTTCTTCTGA
- a CDS encoding amidohydrolase encodes MDYTAPHEPTTPYDGYIKHVEADTAARKKVLRYRAPDQEGAPEPLSRELEQIVEEISADIIELSQHLHANPEVAFEEHGSVAKIQEILRRHGLDLHQGAYGVETAFETQVGSGHGPTIAVLSEYDALPEIGHACGHNVMAATGMGAFIAIAELLRLHPDAFDGTLKYLGTPAEEGRSGKEHMARGGAFSPADIDAAIMLHSYGFDLADQVWLGRRVLRVTFHGVSAHASSQPFMGRNALDAANLTYTGIGLLRQQMPPIDRIHAIITKGGTRESIITETAEMKFYVRSKYPGTLKNLSERVEDVVKGAALMAGVGVDIEWDEHPATLPVRTNDQLLSRWVEAQRRRGREPLPLGVVSEDIAASTDFGNVSYRVPGIHPLIKVAPESSALHTRAFAASAGSAAGDKGAVDGAYGLAQVALDFLTDAALRDAVKTEFEAAGGTTDVAHFFD; translated from the coding sequence GTGGATTACACCGCACCGCACGAGCCGACCACCCCGTACGACGGCTACATCAAGCACGTCGAGGCCGATACCGCCGCCCGCAAGAAGGTCCTGCGCTACCGCGCCCCGGACCAGGAGGGCGCCCCGGAGCCGCTCAGCCGCGAGCTCGAGCAGATCGTCGAGGAGATCTCCGCGGACATCATCGAGCTTTCCCAGCACCTGCACGCCAACCCGGAGGTCGCGTTCGAGGAGCACGGGTCCGTGGCAAAAATCCAGGAGATCCTGCGGCGCCACGGCCTGGACCTGCACCAGGGCGCCTACGGGGTGGAGACAGCCTTTGAAACGCAGGTCGGCTCGGGCCACGGCCCCACCATCGCCGTGCTCTCCGAGTACGACGCCCTGCCCGAGATCGGCCACGCCTGCGGCCACAACGTCATGGCCGCGACCGGCATGGGCGCGTTCATCGCCATCGCGGAGCTTCTCAGGCTCCACCCGGACGCGTTCGACGGCACGCTGAAGTATCTGGGCACCCCCGCCGAGGAGGGCCGCTCCGGCAAGGAGCACATGGCGCGCGGCGGCGCCTTTTCCCCCGCGGACATCGACGCCGCCATCATGCTGCACTCCTACGGATTCGACCTGGCCGACCAAGTGTGGCTCGGCCGGCGCGTGCTGCGGGTGACCTTCCACGGCGTCTCCGCCCACGCCTCCTCACAGCCGTTCATGGGCCGCAACGCGCTCGACGCCGCCAACCTGACGTACACCGGCATTGGCCTGCTGCGCCAGCAGATGCCGCCGATTGACCGCATCCACGCGATCATCACCAAGGGCGGCACCCGCGAGTCCATCATCACCGAGACCGCCGAGATGAAGTTCTACGTCCGCTCCAAGTACCCGGGCACCCTGAAAAACCTCTCGGAGCGCGTCGAGGACGTGGTCAAGGGCGCCGCGCTCATGGCCGGCGTCGGCGTCGACATCGAGTGGGACGAGCACCCCGCCACCCTGCCGGTGCGCACCAATGACCAGCTGCTGTCGCGCTGGGTCGAGGCACAGCGCCGCCGCGGCCGAGAGCCCCTTCCGCTGGGCGTTGTCAGCGAGGACATCGCGGCGTCCACCGACTTCGGCAACGTGTCCTACCGCGTGCCGGGCATCCACCCACTGATCAAGGTCGCCCCCGAGTCCTCCGCGCTGCACACCCGCGCCTTCGCCGCCTCCGCGGGATCCGCCGCCGGCGACAAGGGCGCGGTCGACGGCGCGTATGGCTTGGCGCAGGTCGCCCTCGACTTCCTCACCGACGCGGCGCTGCGCGACGCGGTCAAGACCGAGTTCGAGGCCGCCGGCGGCACCACGGACGTGGCCCACTTCTTCGACTAG
- a CDS encoding ABC-F family ATP-binding cassette domain-containing protein yields the protein MANLINLENVSKTWGLKTLLDGVSLGVQTGDRIGIVGVNGGGKTTLLEVLTGIEPPDEGRVSHNSDLRMAVVTQRFELDESLTVGQAVVEPLGLETFEWASNAKVREVLQGTGVVELGLDAVVGNLSGGERRRVNLAAALVHDLDLVVLDEPTNHLDVEGVQWLAEHLLSRKVAVVVVTHDRWFLDTVATLTWEVHDGTVDVYEGGYNDWTFARAERARQADAIEQRRRNLARKELAWLRRGAPARTSKPRYRIEAAEALIADVPAPRDSVELMAFSKQRQGRVVIELEDARIDAPDGRTLVDHLTWRLAPGERIGLVGVNGSGKTTLLRTLAGEYPLAAGRRIEGQTTRIGWLRQELDDLDPTRRVIDAVEDVATYIALGTKELTASQLAERLGFSPKRQRTPVGDLSGGERRRLQLTRVLMSEPNVLLLDEPTNDLDIDTLQELEDLLDTWPGTLVVISHDRYLIERIADATYALFGDGTLTNLPGGIEQYLERRHAMEGPAGVLDLGEAGNKAEETAGAVSAQEQHELTKKMRSLERKMDKLGEQIASLESEVAALSQGSDPDFEEIGEKTEKASGLRGQREELETQWLELGEQLEG from the coding sequence ATGGCTAACCTGATCAATCTCGAAAACGTCTCCAAGACGTGGGGGCTGAAAACGCTGCTCGATGGCGTCTCCCTCGGCGTCCAAACCGGCGACCGCATCGGCATCGTCGGCGTCAACGGCGGCGGCAAGACGACCCTGCTCGAGGTGCTCACCGGCATCGAGCCGCCCGACGAGGGGCGCGTCTCGCACAATTCGGACCTGCGCATGGCTGTGGTGACGCAGCGCTTCGAACTGGACGAGTCCCTGACCGTGGGCCAGGCCGTCGTCGAGCCGCTGGGCCTGGAGACCTTCGAGTGGGCGTCGAACGCGAAGGTGCGCGAGGTGCTGCAGGGCACCGGCGTCGTCGAGCTCGGCCTAGACGCGGTCGTGGGCAACCTTTCCGGCGGGGAGCGCCGCCGCGTCAACCTCGCCGCGGCGCTCGTCCACGACCTCGACCTCGTCGTGCTCGACGAGCCCACCAACCACCTCGACGTCGAGGGCGTGCAGTGGCTCGCCGAGCACCTGCTCAGCCGCAAGGTCGCAGTGGTCGTGGTCACCCACGACCGCTGGTTCCTCGACACCGTGGCCACGCTGACCTGGGAGGTCCACGACGGCACGGTGGACGTCTACGAGGGCGGCTACAACGATTGGACCTTCGCCCGCGCCGAGCGCGCCCGCCAGGCCGACGCCATCGAGCAACGCCGCCGTAACCTCGCGCGCAAGGAGCTCGCGTGGCTGCGCCGCGGCGCCCCGGCGCGCACCTCGAAGCCGCGCTACCGCATCGAGGCGGCCGAGGCGCTCATCGCGGACGTCCCCGCCCCGCGCGACAGCGTCGAGCTCATGGCCTTCTCCAAGCAGCGCCAGGGCCGCGTGGTCATCGAGCTCGAGGACGCGCGTATCGACGCCCCCGACGGCCGCACCCTCGTTGACCACCTCACGTGGCGCCTCGCGCCGGGCGAGCGCATCGGCCTCGTCGGGGTCAACGGATCCGGCAAGACGACCCTGCTGCGCACGCTGGCCGGCGAGTACCCGCTGGCGGCGGGCAGGCGCATCGAGGGGCAGACCACGCGCATCGGCTGGTTGCGCCAAGAGCTCGACGACCTCGACCCGACGCGCCGCGTCATCGACGCGGTGGAGGACGTGGCCACCTACATCGCGCTGGGGACGAAGGAGCTCACGGCCTCCCAGCTTGCCGAGCGTCTCGGCTTTTCCCCGAAGCGCCAGCGCACGCCGGTGGGCGACCTCTCCGGCGGGGAGCGCCGCCGCCTCCAGCTCACTCGCGTGCTCATGAGCGAGCCGAACGTGCTGCTTCTCGACGAGCCCACGAACGACCTCGACATCGACACCCTCCAGGAGCTCGAGGACCTGTTGGACACGTGGCCGGGCACGCTTGTCGTCATCTCGCACGACCGCTACCTCATCGAGCGCATCGCGGACGCGACGTACGCCCTGTTCGGCGACGGGACACTGACGAATCTGCCGGGGGGAATCGAGCAGTACTTGGAGCGTCGACACGCGATGGAGGGTCCGGCCGGCGTGCTGGACCTCGGCGAGGCCGGAAACAAGGCCGAGGAGACGGCGGGGGCGGTCTCCGCGCAGGAGCAGCACGAGCTGACGAAGAAGATGCGCTCGCTGGAGCGGAAAATGGACAAGCTCGGCGAGCAGATCGCCTCGCTGGAATCCGAGGTCGCGGCGCTGTCGCAGGGGAGCGACCCCGATTTCGAGGAGATTGGGGAAAAGACAGAAAAGGCCTCTGGGCTGCGGGGCCAGCGTGAGGAGCTGGAGACGCAGTGGCTCGAGCTGGGGGAGCAGCTGGAGGGCTGA
- a CDS encoding 4-(cytidine 5'-diphospho)-2-C-methyl-D-erythritol kinase — MKGRPREFSASAPGKVNLHLGVGEARRDGYHELVTVFQAVQRRETVRLLVDPALETSAEGTVVQGMSTFFGVAEPEEDIDGPANLAWRAVDAVVAEYRRRYPGAALALPRVKVVVEKDVFVAGGMAGGSADAAAALVAANDYLGSYGRAPLEEDALVRLARSLGADVPFCLVGGTALGTGRGDELVEMLARGQYHWVFVNPRVGLPTGEAFSLLDDLRHDNPAFLPRLDTSALSRALLSADPEQLARALHNDLEPAAVRMRPQLAALLRRTGELGLRAIVSGSGPTVAVLCRDDNHTAEVLSGVRDGFPGYEAFATTGPAPGAQLLAGTT; from the coding sequence GTGAAGGGTAGGCCGCGGGAGTTCTCCGCCTCCGCGCCGGGCAAGGTCAACCTGCACCTCGGCGTCGGCGAGGCGCGCCGCGACGGCTACCACGAGCTGGTCACGGTGTTCCAGGCGGTGCAGCGCAGGGAAACGGTCCGGCTGCTCGTCGACCCGGCGCTTGAGACCTCCGCCGAGGGCACCGTTGTGCAGGGCATGAGCACCTTCTTCGGCGTCGCCGAGCCGGAGGAGGACATCGACGGGCCCGCGAACCTCGCCTGGCGCGCCGTCGACGCCGTGGTGGCGGAGTACCGGCGCCGCTACCCGGGGGCCGCGCTGGCGCTGCCGCGGGTCAAGGTTGTGGTGGAAAAAGACGTCTTCGTCGCCGGAGGCATGGCGGGAGGATCGGCGGACGCCGCCGCGGCGCTTGTCGCCGCCAACGACTACCTCGGGTCCTACGGTCGCGCGCCGCTCGAGGAGGACGCGCTGGTGCGTCTGGCCCGCTCGTTGGGCGCCGACGTGCCCTTTTGCCTGGTCGGGGGAACGGCGCTGGGCACGGGGCGCGGCGACGAGCTCGTCGAGATGCTCGCCCGCGGGCAGTACCACTGGGTCTTTGTCAACCCCCGCGTGGGCCTGCCCACGGGGGAAGCCTTCTCGCTTCTCGACGACCTCCGCCACGACAACCCCGCATTCCTTCCGCGCCTGGACACCTCGGCGCTGTCGCGCGCGCTGCTCAGCGCAGACCCCGAGCAGCTGGCCCGCGCCCTGCACAACGACCTCGAACCGGCCGCCGTGAGGATGCGCCCGCAGCTCGCCGCGCTGCTGCGCCGCACGGGGGAGCTGGGCCTGCGGGCGATCGTCTCCGGCTCCGGCCCGACCGTCGCCGTGCTGTGCCGGGATGACAACCACACCGCCGAGGTCCTCTCGGGGGTCCGCGACGGTTTTCCGGGCTACGAGGCCTTCGCCACCACGGGCCCCGCGCCGGGGGCGCAGCTGTTGGCCGGCACCACCTAA
- the rsmA gene encoding 16S rRNA (adenine(1518)-N(6)/adenine(1519)-N(6))-dimethyltransferase RsmA produces MTDAHLLGPAEIRELAQELDVVPTKKLGQNFVHDPNTVRRIVAAADLDPADVVVEVGPGLGSLTLGLIEAASRVVALEIDPRLAGRLALTVEQRAPEHASRLSVIATDALHVTRADLDVAPTALVANLPYNVSVPVLLHLLAEFPSIRRVLVMVQKEVADRLAAQPGSKIYGVPSVKAAFYGNVTRAGVIGKNVFWPAPNIESGLVRIDVTNPYPREQRGRVFELVDAAFAQRRKTLRSTLAGAYGSAAGAEEALRAAGIDPGLRGEKLSVADFARLGAAREG; encoded by the coding sequence ATGACGGATGCCCACTTGCTGGGCCCGGCGGAGATCCGGGAGCTGGCGCAGGAACTGGACGTGGTGCCGACGAAGAAGCTCGGCCAGAATTTCGTCCACGACCCCAATACTGTGCGCCGCATCGTCGCGGCCGCCGACCTCGACCCCGCTGACGTGGTCGTCGAGGTCGGCCCCGGCCTGGGCTCGCTCACCCTCGGGCTCATCGAGGCGGCCAGCCGCGTCGTCGCCCTCGAGATCGACCCGCGCCTGGCCGGCCGGCTCGCGCTGACGGTCGAGCAGCGCGCGCCCGAGCACGCGTCGCGTCTGAGCGTGATCGCCACAGACGCCCTCCACGTCACCCGCGCCGACCTCGACGTCGCTCCGACGGCACTGGTGGCCAACCTGCCTTACAACGTCTCGGTGCCGGTGCTGCTGCACCTGCTGGCGGAGTTCCCCTCCATCCGCCGCGTGCTGGTGATGGTGCAAAAGGAGGTGGCGGACCGCCTCGCCGCCCAGCCGGGTTCCAAGATCTACGGCGTGCCCAGCGTCAAGGCCGCCTTCTACGGCAACGTCACGCGCGCGGGAGTGATCGGCAAAAACGTGTTCTGGCCGGCGCCCAACATCGAAAGCGGGCTCGTGCGCATCGACGTGACCAACCCGTACCCCCGCGAACAGCGCGGCCGCGTCTTCGAGCTGGTCGACGCCGCCTTCGCCCAGCGCCGCAAAACCCTGCGCTCCACCCTCGCGGGCGCCTACGGCTCCGCCGCCGGCGCGGAGGAGGCGCTGCGCGCGGCGGGCATCGACCCCGGCCTGCGCGGCGAGAAGCTCTCCGTGGCCGACTTCGCCCGTCTGGGGGCGGCGCGTGAAGGGTAG
- a CDS encoding resuscitation-promoting factor yields MSAKRINTSTTATRRIVAGSVAGAVIVGGGATAVAAQKAVTVDVNGEATHVRTYAGDVEGVLQAAGVSVGAGDLISPAPGQKVASGDTVSVITAKPVALVVDGAEQQVTSTAATVADLIGEAGMHAAATDVDPQQPVTDGMTIAVTTPKIVSINDGGDVIYTSAAKNTVGELLASRGVTVDSNDRVNVALDAPVEENMDIRIDRVEVVRTVDTVEFDAPATYVDDETLEAGTEEVRTPGQKGQKTVTTRTVTVNGQVESTGQTEEKETRAAKPATIARGTKPTVQTASATATAGAPSAPAVAGGSVWDAIAACESGGNWSINTGNGYYGGLQFNAGTWAAYGGTAYAPTADQATREQQIAIAEKTQAAQGWGAWPACTAKLGLR; encoded by the coding sequence ATGTCTGCAAAGCGCATCAACACCAGCACCACAGCGACTCGTCGCATCGTCGCGGGTAGCGTCGCAGGCGCGGTGATCGTCGGCGGGGGTGCCACGGCGGTCGCCGCGCAGAAGGCGGTCACCGTGGACGTCAACGGCGAGGCGACCCACGTGCGGACCTACGCTGGCGACGTGGAGGGCGTGCTCCAGGCCGCCGGTGTGAGCGTAGGCGCGGGCGATCTCATCTCCCCGGCGCCGGGGCAGAAGGTCGCGAGCGGCGACACCGTGAGCGTCATCACTGCGAAGCCGGTCGCCCTCGTCGTCGACGGCGCCGAACAGCAGGTGACGTCCACCGCGGCGACCGTCGCGGATCTGATCGGCGAGGCCGGAATGCACGCCGCCGCCACCGACGTGGACCCGCAACAGCCGGTCACCGACGGCATGACGATCGCCGTAACCACCCCGAAGATCGTCTCCATCAACGACGGCGGCGACGTCATCTACACCTCGGCGGCGAAGAACACCGTCGGGGAGCTGCTCGCCTCGCGCGGGGTGACCGTGGACTCGAACGACCGCGTCAATGTCGCCCTCGACGCCCCAGTCGAGGAGAACATGGACATCCGCATCGACCGCGTCGAGGTCGTGCGCACCGTCGACACCGTCGAGTTCGACGCCCCGGCCACCTACGTCGACGACGAGACCCTCGAGGCCGGGACGGAGGAAGTGCGCACGCCGGGGCAGAAGGGACAGAAGACGGTCACCACGCGCACCGTCACCGTCAATGGCCAGGTGGAGTCCACCGGCCAGACCGAGGAGAAGGAGACCCGCGCGGCGAAGCCCGCGACGATCGCCCGCGGCACGAAGCCGACCGTCCAGACCGCCTCAGCCACGGCCACCGCGGGAGCACCCTCTGCCCCCGCCGTGGCCGGCGGCTCGGTCTGGGACGCCATCGCCGCGTGCGAGTCCGGCGGCAACTGGTCCATCAACACCGGGAACGGCTACTACGGTGGCCTGCAGTTCAACGCGGGCACCTGGGCCGCCTACGGCGGCACGGCGTACGCCCCGACAGCGGACCAAGCCACCCGCGAGCAGCAGATCGCCATCGCGGAGAAAACCCAGGCAGCGCAGGGCTGGGGGGCGTGGCCGGCCTGCACCGCCAAGCTCGGCCTGCGCTAG
- a CDS encoding TatD family hydrolase, with amino-acid sequence MSKKSRPTPVPAPKVAGLIDAHTHLASTGPSADDLVARAVEAGVERVCTVGDGLEEAEAALAAARANPRIYAACAIHPTRAHELDEAARARLREMAFDPRCVAVGETGIDTYWIEHDPDSTAPLDVQEEALRWHIDLAVDSGKALMIHNREGDEDLLRILADAPRPREVMLHCFSSPVEVAREAIERGYVLSFAGNVTFKRNAQLREAAALAPAGQLLIETDAPYMTPEPYRGARNEPALIGHTARVVAEARGVDVEKLAGEVSETFDRVFGL; translated from the coding sequence ATGAGCAAGAAATCGCGCCCCACACCCGTCCCCGCACCAAAGGTCGCGGGGCTTATCGACGCCCACACCCACCTCGCCTCCACCGGCCCGAGCGCTGACGACCTCGTGGCGCGGGCTGTTGAGGCGGGAGTGGAGCGCGTGTGCACCGTCGGCGACGGCCTGGAGGAGGCCGAGGCCGCGCTCGCGGCGGCGCGGGCGAACCCCCGGATCTACGCGGCGTGCGCGATCCACCCGACGCGGGCGCACGAGCTCGACGAGGCGGCGCGCGCCCGCCTGCGGGAGATGGCGTTCGACCCGCGCTGCGTCGCGGTGGGGGAGACGGGCATTGATACCTACTGGATCGAGCACGACCCGGACTCGACGGCGCCGCTTGACGTGCAGGAGGAGGCGCTACGCTGGCACATCGACCTCGCCGTAGACAGCGGAAAGGCGCTGATGATCCATAACCGCGAGGGCGACGAGGACCTGCTGCGCATTCTGGCGGATGCGCCGCGCCCGCGCGAGGTGATGCTGCACTGTTTCTCCTCGCCGGTCGAGGTGGCCAGGGAGGCGATCGAGCGCGGCTATGTCTTGTCCTTCGCCGGGAACGTGACGTTTAAGCGCAACGCGCAGCTGCGCGAGGCGGCGGCGCTTGCCCCGGCGGGGCAGCTGCTCATTGAGACGGACGCGCCGTACATGACGCCGGAGCCGTACCGGGGGGCGCGGAACGAGCCGGCGTTGATCGGGCACACGGCGCGGGTGGTGGCCGAGGCGCGTGGGGTGGACGTCGAAAAGCTCGCGGGCGAGGTGTCCGAGACCTTTGACCGCGTGTTTGGCCTGTAA